One genomic segment of Ipomoea triloba cultivar NCNSP0323 chromosome 9, ASM357664v1 includes these proteins:
- the LOC116029089 gene encoding protein IQ-DOMAIN 14-like, with amino-acid sequence MAKKSSWLTVLKRFFVSDTESRPEKGKRKRWMLGLFMDHPPPREQQLSGNTETEDKRSHGVVNVEVSSSEANAASVPSTVPRCVACPPDAIRSVNQHKEETTELSAHNLNVNDSQCCYEYDWEIQNLAAIKIQTAFRGYLAKKALRALKGIVKLQAIIRGQAVRRQAIVTLKCLQSIVSIQSEVRAKGCNMEKKTLDVKENQFQDPTEKDIRIDLNSQRGWDNRILSKEEANAKSLSKREASFKRDRIKEYWLTHRKSTESEQGKVNARRYWLEQWVDSQLAKREDLRTLDIFSTSARMREEFEQREYKLRNLQKHQQKEGLVSATHVPRRSFHHKRQHSTGDDSPLVACPTVPTYMAATKSVEAKARSMSSPRLRPINLDVYSEINSPYRYKLSPISSINSDATVNSMIGGRPSFTQRSPGLKSVAGPARSKQKSKGY; translated from the exons ATGGCAAAGAAGAGCAGCTGGCTCACTGTGTTGAAAAGATTTTTTGTTTCAGACACGGAATCCAGACCAGAAAAG GGGAAGAGAAAGAGATGGATGCTTGGCTTGTTCATGGACCACCCACCACCAAGAGAACAGCAACTAAGTGGAAATACTGAAACAGAAGACAAGCGGAGCCACGGTGTTGTGAATGTTGAAGTTTCAAGTTCTGAAGCTAATGCTGCTTCTGTGCCTTCAACAGTACCTCGCTGCGTTGCCTGCCCACCTGACGCCATTCGATCTGTCAATCAGCACAAGGAGGAAACCACAGAATTGTCAGCACATAATCTTAATGTCAATGATTCACAATGCTGTTATGAATATGACTGGGAGATTCAAAACCTTGCTGCCATTAAAATTCAGACAGCTTTTCGTGGTTATCTT GCAAAAAAAGCTTTGCGAGCACTGAAAGGGATAGTAAAGCTTCAAGCTATCATTCGAGGTCAAGCTGTTCGACGTCAAGCTATTGTCACCCTTAAATGCTTGCAGTCCATTGTAAGCATCCAATCAGAAGTCCGAGCAAAAGGCTGCAACATGGAAAAGAAAACCCTGGATGTTAAAGAAAACCAATTCCAGGATCCAACAGAGAAAGACATAAGG atagatttgAACAGCCAGAGAGGGTGGGACAATAGAATTTTGTCAAAGGAAGAGGCAAATGCTAAGTCCTTGAGCAAGAGGGAGGCCTCCTTCAAGAGAGACCGCATAAAGGAGTACTGGTTAACTCATCGG AAGTCAACAGAGTCAGAACAGGGTAAAGTTAATGCAAGAAGATACTGGTTGGAACAGTGGGTGGATTCTCAGCTAGCTAAAAGAGAAGATCTTagaactctagatattttttccACAAGTGCACGAATGAGAGAGGAGTTTGAACAGAGAGAGTATAAATTAAGAAATCTGCAGAAACATCAACAGAAAGAAGGCTTGGTTTCTGCCACACATGTTCCAAGAAGATCATTTCACCATAAAAGGCAGCATTCCACTGGTGATGACAGTCCTCTTGTGGCCTGCCCTACTGTTCCAACTTATATGGCGGCCACCAAATCGGTTGAAGCAAAGGCTAGATCAATGAGTTCACCAAGGCTACGCCCTATAAACCTTGATGTCTACTCTGAGATTAATTCTCCATATAGGTATAAGCTCTCACCTATATCCTCTATTAACAGTGATGCCACAGTAAACAGCATGATTGGCGGTCGTCCAAGTTTCACCCAAAGATCACCAGGTTTAAAGAGTGTAGCTGGTCCTGCAAGATCAAAGCAAAAGTCTAAAGGATATTAA